AGAGTCTAAGAACTGGACATGGGAGTCGTGGGTTCACATTCATACGGAGGTATGCAGTCGGTCATTCTTAGGCTGAGAAGAGTCCCATATTCGTAATAAGGCTAGTGTGTGCAGGGATTTCGGGCTATAATGTAAACCTCTTGTTCGTAGATGACAAGATTTAAATATTTAACACTCTATTAAAAAGTGGTGTTCTGCCTCCTTTCAGCAAGGAGACGGGAGGCGACCCTGAAGCAGCAGAGCCAGTGAAAGAGGAGCCAGCCCTGGTTTGTCCTCCACCGCAAAGCAAAAAATACCTCCCTCCTGAGGATCTCCAGTCTCGCCTAGAGTCTCGCATCAAAGAGATATTTGGATCCTCGGTCTCCAAGGACTGGCAAGAAGCATCATTGGGAGATAGTCGTTTAAAATATCTTCTGTTGGCACAGCTGGCGACAGATCTAGGCCGTGCTGTCCCTAATTCCCAACTCCACCAGATGAAGAGTGCCAGAGATGTCTTGGCTTTCTACAGCACGCCTGTGAAAGACATATCAAAGTTTGATGAGTTAAGCACGCTGCAGCTGCCCTCGAACCTGAAGATCCGGTGGCAGTACTGAGCTGTGGAGAAACAGGATGAAAACACCGTTCTGAACTCTTATCTGTATAGCAGCATCACTGTGGGCACAGATaggattttgattttattttaccacatttccagagtggtttactTCCTCTTCACAAATGTTCAGTTGCAATAGTGACTTGGTGAGAGAGATGTGCAAGCATCAGGCTGGTCACTGTTGAAGTAAATGGTAAACATTGGACCCCCATCTCTCTTTCAATTGGTAACCTTGTCTTGTTTGAAAGCGAAGAGGAGAAATAGATATCAGCAAGCAGTTGTGCATGCTAAGCCATTTTGTCCGCATAATTTTGTGTGTCAATAGCTTGATTAAAAATAATCAGGAAAGACAGGTAATGAAGAAAGTGATGGGAAtagttgttaaaaaaataaaattgccgcAACCAGTctccatatatatgtgtgtgtaactgCTCAGCAACATTTTGGGTGACTGCCATTTGCTCTGTGTGGGTGAAGCTTTCCTGAGGTTTATATAGCCTTAAAACTGGTTGTCTCCATCTAACGTGGGAAGTATGCATGAATTGCTCAAGAGTTatctattttgttgttttgtgGCAACTGGACGTGGTTTGAATACAACTCAATTCACAGGTACTTTTCACATAGGCTACTCTGTTCATATATCCAGTTCGAAAGGGAGGCAATATCCTTGACAGTCCCGTAGTACATTAATTTTaaatttcttcatcttctcttaTATATTTCTATCTGACGGAGATTACCATGGAATAGTCTTCTAAGTGTCTAATGATGATAAGTTGGTAGACATAAGAAACTGGCACTTGTAGATGCTGGCACAGGCAGACAAGACAAGGATTCCTGGATATTCCCGTTTCACCCCAAGGGGCTTCATCATCTGTGTGTAGTTCTAAATCATATAAACATAGACACTTTGTAATATATTATTCAATTGAATTTGTGTAATATAGGCATTCTAGTGGCTTTGGAATCCTATCCACAGCCAT
This portion of the Podarcis raffonei isolate rPodRaf1 chromosome 17, rPodRaf1.pri, whole genome shotgun sequence genome encodes:
- the MRPL50 gene encoding 39S ribosomal protein L50, mitochondrial, translated to MAASAGALRVVRRAVGFHPRRALWGGVSKETGGDPEAAEPVKEEPALVCPPPQSKKYLPPEDLQSRLESRIKEIFGSSVSKDWQEASLGDSRLKYLLLAQLATDLGRAVPNSQLHQMKSARDVLAFYSTPVKDISKFDELSTLQLPSNLKIRWQY